CTTCAGTGGGGGCAGCGGCGTTTCGCGGTCTTCCAGCGCCGCGCTCGGATCGTCGCTGCCCTCCACGTAGGCGCGCAGAAAGCCGGGAAAGTCGATGGTGCGGCCCGAGGCGCTCAGCCCCACCTCCTCACCCGTCCTGGCCTTACCGCCCAGACGCACGCGCAGGCTGCGGCCCCGCGCGTCGGCCATCTGACAAGCCACCGTGCGCTTCCAGATCAGGTCATACAGACGCCATTCGTCGCCGCCCAGCTCACCGCGGAGTGAATCCGGCGTGCGGAAGCTGCTGCCCGCTGGGCGGATCGCCTCGTGCGCTTCCTGGGCATTCTTGGCCTTCTTGGCATACACGCGTGGCTGCGGCGACAGGTAGGGCTGACCGTACATCTGCGAGACCTGCGTGCGTGCGGCAGTTACGGCCTCTGCCGAGAGGTTGGTGCTGTCCGTCCGCATATAGGTGATGTAGCCGCCCTCGTACAGTCGCTGGGCGGCGCGCATGGTGCGGGTGGCGGCGAACCCCAGCTTGCGACTGCCCTCCTGCTGAAGGGTGGAGGTAATAAATGGCGGATAGGGGCGCTGCGTGAAGGGCTTCTCCTCTGCGGAGATTACCGTCAGCGTCCCTCCGGTGAGGCCCTCGGCCAGGGCACGGGCCTCGGCCTCAGACAGCGTACGGACGTTCGCATCGGGCTTGAGTCTGCCGGTCAGGGGGTCAAAATCCTTGCCCACCGCCAGCTTCTGGCCCGCCACGTCGGTCAGGCGCGCGGGGAAGGTGGCGTTCTCCACCGTGCGGCCAGTCACCAGCAGGTCCCACCAAGAGCCGCTCACGAAACGCATTCGCTCGCGCTCGCGCTCCACCAGCATGCGCGTCGCCACGCTCTGCACGCGGCCCGCCGACAGCTTGGGCGCCACCTTCTTCCACAGCACCGGGCTGACCTCGTAACCGTACAGGCGGTCCAGCGCGCGGCGGGCCTCCTGTGCCTCGACCAGATTGGTGTCGATCTGGCGCGGCGTAGCAATTGCCGCCTGGATCGCATCTTTCGTGATTTCGTGGAAGACCATACGCTTGACCGGTACTTTCGGCTTCAGCTCCTGGTAGAGGTGCCACGCGATGCTCTCGCCCTCACGGTCATCGTCTGTTGCCAGAATGATCTCGTCGGCGTCGGCGGCCAATTTCCTCAGCTTGGCGACATGCTGCCTCTTCTCAGGCGACACCACATAGAGGGGCTGGAAGTCGTTCTCAATGTCCAGTCCCAGGCGCGCCCAGGCCAGGCCCTTGTATTTTTCGGGAATATCCGCCGCACTCTTGGGCAGGTCGCGGATATGCCCGATCGAAGATTCCACCGCGTACCCTTTTCCCAGGTACTTCTCGATGGTGCGGGCTTTGGCGGGGGATTCGACGATTACGAGGGTCTTGGACATAGGGGGCTACTCTCCTGGGGCGCTCTTTTCCGGGACGGCCAGATCCGGCGAGGTCACCGTAACCTGACATTTGAAAGGCAGGCCCGAGGGTAGCACGGCCTCTGAACTGCTTTCGGGAGATAGGGCGCAAAAGACACGTTGTCAACAGGGGCAGATGAGGCCCGTGACACTGGTTAGACCTGAGAGCCACGGTGACACCTTAAATTTTTCTTCATGCTACGCTGCCGGTCATGCACTCCAGAGGGTCCACCCTCACTCTTCTTCCACTGGTCATCCTGGCCCTGCTGGCCATCGTTTTTCTGGCGCTGCCTAACCTGCGAGTGCCCAATGCCGAGCGTCCGTACAGCACGCTGATTGTGCTGGGTGCGGCGCAGTACGCGGGGCGGCCCAGTCCAGCCTTCCAGCGGCGGCTGAACCACGCGCTGGCGCTGTACCGGGGCGGCGGCGTGCAACAGATCGTGGTGACGGGCGGGCGGCGCCCCAACGATCCGTTCAGCGAGGGCGAGGTTGGAACGGCCTATCTGAATCAACACGGTGTCCCGGCAACCGCCCTGCTGGCAGAGACCCGCAGCCGCACCACCATCGAGAACCTGCGCTACGCCCGGACCATGCTGCTGCCCCACACGCCGATCACGCTCGTGACCGACGAGGCCCACGCCCCGCGCGCCCTGGCCCTGGCACGGGCAATCGGCCTCGAGGCCAACGTGAGCGCCAGTCCCCTGAGCGCCAACGTCAACCGCAGTTACCTGCTGCGCGAGAAAGTGGCGCTGGTGGCCTACGCCCTGATTGGTATTCGACTGTAACGCCTTCCGATTGCACCCAAACCGGGATCCGTGCGAGGCTGCCTGTGGCTCAGCGCCGCAGTCTGCGCAGCAGGCCCCCCATCTCCGGCATTCTCAGGAGCAACGCGCCCAGCAGGTAGGCGGCCAGACCCGCGCCGCCCGCCACGCTCAGGCCGATAAGCCCAGGGATGATAAAGCCGGGCGCAGGAATAAAGGGCACGAAACGCAGGGCCAGCCACGCCACCAGACCCGTGATCACGGACAGCGGTAAGACCCGTACCAGATGCGCCGCGACTTCGCGGCCCGGAAAGCCCAGGGCACGGCGGTACAGCCACGCCAGCGCCCCGGCCATCAGAATGCCGCTGAGCGCCGTGCTCACGCCAAAACCCAGTAGCCCCAGCGGCGGCACCACCAGGCGGTAAAGCCCCACCTCTACCACGAAACCCACGGCGCTGACGGTCACGGCCTCCATCGTGCGTTCGCGGGCGTAAAAGGTCCGCAGCAACACGGTGACGATGGCCCAGGGCACCAGGGCCAGACTCCACCCGGTCAGAATGTCGCTGGCCGCTTCGAAACGCGCCACGTTGTAGTCGCGTGAGATGTTGACGATGCTGACCGCATAGGGCGCCAGGACCACCAGAAGCGCGCTCATGGGCGCCGCCAGGAAGGTGGTGGTGCGGATTCCCTGAACGGTCAGCGCCTTGAAGGCAGTCCAGTGACGGGCCGCCGCGTGTTCGGAAAAGCGTGGGAACAGGGCGAGCGCGGGTGAAACCACCAGCAGACCGTTGACCGTGGTAAAGAGGGTCTCGGCGTAAAAGTAGCCAGCCTGGGTGCCCGGCTGGAACCGCCCCGCATCGCTGAGCAGTCGCGTCACGTACAGGTTCAGAAATTGCCTTGCTCCGGCTGTCAAGGTAAACGGAGCCATCTGCCGCAACACCCGCAGCAGCGCCGGGTTGGGCTTCAGACTCGGCGTGGGCAGCAGCCCGAAGCGGGTCAGCGCGGGCAGCTGAACCACCAGTTGCGCCAGCCCGCCGATCAACCAGCCAAAGGCCAGCCAGGTGGCCGTGTTGGGCAGGATGAACAGCGCCGCAATGCTGGCCAGATTAAAGGCCACCGGCGCAAAACTGCTCTCGCGAAAGTGCTCGTCGGCGTTCAACAGGCCCATGGCGATACTGGACAGGCTGATCAGCATCAGAAAAGGCATGACCAGTTGCGTCATATACACGGCCACGGCGCGGTCCACGTTGGGCGTTTCGGCAATCAGCAGGTCAACGATGAATGG
This sequence is a window from Deinococcus humi. Protein-coding genes within it:
- the murJ gene encoding murein biosynthesis integral membrane protein MurJ; its protein translation is MTVPPAAPDPPESQKGPARPAPLPRKSLRANTLIVMLGTLGSRLSGIVRTQIMGLFGNTLLDAFLVAVKVPNLLRELLAEGALVNSFIPTYKSLDAAGRRDLAQTFSGVLIAVNLLLMALGILAAPFIVDLLIAETPNVDRAVAVYMTQLVMPFLMLISLSSIAMGLLNADEHFRESSFAPVAFNLASIAALFILPNTATWLAFGWLIGGLAQLVVQLPALTRFGLLPTPSLKPNPALLRVLRQMAPFTLTAGARQFLNLYVTRLLSDAGRFQPGTQAGYFYAETLFTTVNGLLVVSPALALFPRFSEHAAARHWTAFKALTVQGIRTTTFLAAPMSALLVVLAPYAVSIVNISRDYNVARFEAASDILTGWSLALVPWAIVTVLLRTFYARERTMEAVTVSAVGFVVEVGLYRLVVPPLGLLGFGVSTALSGILMAGALAWLYRRALGFPGREVAAHLVRVLPLSVITGLVAWLALRFVPFIPAPGFIIPGLIGLSVAGGAGLAAYLLGALLLRMPEMGGLLRRLRR
- a CDS encoding YdcF family protein, whose translation is MHSRGSTLTLLPLVILALLAIVFLALPNLRVPNAERPYSTLIVLGAAQYAGRPSPAFQRRLNHALALYRGGGVQQIVVTGGRRPNDPFSEGEVGTAYLNQHGVPATALLAETRSRTTIENLRYARTMLLPHTPITLVTDEAHAPRALALARAIGLEANVSASPLSANVNRSYLLREKVALVAYALIGIRL